One genomic window of Neisseria sp. oral taxon 014 str. F0314 includes the following:
- a CDS encoding acyl carrier protein has translation MTEQEVRTLLTDALVNLFEIEPERIKPETNLYEDLEIDSIDAIDLIDHIKRETGRKLQAEDFRNVRTVDDVVQAVLKVQAQDS, from the coding sequence ATGACCGAACAAGAAGTACGCACCCTTCTGACCGATGCACTGGTCAACCTGTTTGAAATCGAACCCGAGCGTATCAAACCCGAGACCAACCTCTACGAAGATTTGGAAATCGACAGCATCGACGCCATCGACCTCATCGACCACATCAAACGCGAAACCGGCCGCAAACTGCAAGCCGAAGACTTCCGCAACGTGCGCACCGTGGATGACGTGGTTCAGGCGGTTTTGAAAGTACAGGCGCAAGATTCCTGA
- a CDS encoding beta-ketoacyl synthase chain length factor — protein MQTACSFSFNIAAWNAVSSRVASAEQWQQWAAGRLDAEGLPEYKPALSFLPAMQRRRLGASARLVCEAAWELANAYPNCLPVYVSHDGEINRSFELWPELLRSGTVSPTSFGLSVHNAQAGQWSILRGDMQESTALATLSDGIETALAEAYAVLCDGAERILLVMADDPLKIDYAVAAERAPFPYALAMVLEKGNAYRLTLEPADRPSENTEPYWGALDWIRFMLSDGLKQSRNYTDRIWHWQKTA, from the coding sequence ATGCAGACGGCCTGTTCGTTCTCATTCAATATCGCCGCCTGGAACGCCGTCAGCAGCCGCGTGGCCTCGGCGGAACAATGGCAACAGTGGGCTGCGGGGCGGCTTGACGCCGAGGGCCTGCCCGAATACAAGCCCGCATTGTCCTTCCTGCCCGCCATGCAGCGCCGCCGCCTGGGTGCGTCCGCGCGGCTGGTATGCGAAGCGGCGTGGGAATTGGCAAACGCGTATCCAAACTGCCTGCCGGTATACGTTTCTCACGACGGCGAAATCAACCGCAGCTTCGAGCTTTGGCCGGAATTGCTGCGTTCGGGCACGGTCTCGCCCACCTCGTTCGGCCTGTCGGTGCACAACGCGCAGGCGGGGCAATGGTCTATCCTGCGCGGCGACATGCAGGAAAGTACGGCGCTGGCCACACTTTCAGACGGCATCGAAACCGCACTGGCCGAAGCCTATGCCGTGTTGTGCGACGGCGCGGAACGCATACTGCTGGTCATGGCGGATGACCCGCTGAAAATCGATTATGCCGTTGCCGCCGAACGCGCGCCGTTTCCCTACGCGCTGGCGATGGTGTTGGAAAAAGGAAACGCCTACCGTCTGACGCTCGAACCGGCGGACAGGCCGTCTGAAAACACCGAACCCTATTGGGGCGCGCTCGACTGGATACGCTTTATGCTTTCAGACGGCCTCAAACAATCCCGCAACTACACCGACAGAATCTGGCATTGGCAAAAAACCGCATGA
- a CDS encoding lysophospholipid acyltransferase family protein yields MKTLDYCRRFFATLFGFILFGVAGVLFKIALLPYTLKSTKGDIPRQLAARRMIGRVWRFFVGYLQWSGVLSVRFNGLEKLGRPGQLVLANHPSLLDVVLMVSHFPDPNVLVKKDLLNNPSMKSQIIASGYIPNDESMEMLEEIDAVFKSGQSMLIFPEGTRTGWDGQVKMHRGAVSLGLRSASVITPVCIKMTPPNFKKGQPWYKIPPHKIHYEITVGDDILPEEWLAEKPLPIAARRLNEYLQDYFTRKTT; encoded by the coding sequence ATGAAAACCCTAGACTACTGCCGCCGTTTCTTTGCCACCCTGTTCGGCTTCATCCTCTTCGGCGTTGCGGGCGTATTGTTCAAAATCGCACTTTTGCCCTACACGCTCAAATCCACCAAAGGCGACATCCCGCGCCAGCTTGCCGCCCGCCGCATGATAGGCCGCGTGTGGCGGTTTTTCGTCGGTTATCTGCAATGGTCGGGCGTCTTGAGCGTCCGTTTCAACGGCTTGGAAAAACTCGGCCGGCCGGGGCAGCTCGTCCTCGCCAACCATCCCTCGCTGCTGGATGTCGTCTTGATGGTCAGCCACTTCCCCGACCCGAACGTGCTGGTCAAAAAAGACCTGTTGAACAACCCCAGCATGAAGAGCCAGATTATCGCTTCCGGCTACATCCCCAACGACGAAAGCATGGAAATGTTGGAAGAAATCGACGCCGTGTTCAAAAGCGGGCAAAGTATGCTGATTTTCCCCGAAGGCACGCGCACAGGCTGGGACGGACAGGTTAAAATGCACCGTGGCGCGGTATCGCTCGGTTTGCGCAGCGCATCGGTCATCACCCCCGTGTGCATCAAAATGACGCCGCCCAATTTCAAAAAAGGCCAGCCTTGGTACAAAATACCGCCGCACAAAATCCATTATGAAATCACCGTCGGCGACGACATCCTGCCCGAAGAATGGCTGGCGGAAAAACCCCTACCCATCGCCGCAAGGCGTTTAAACGAATACCTTCAAGACTATTTCACAAGGAAAACCACATGA
- the pnuC gene encoding nicotinamide riboside transporter PnuC yields MEWLKRELFGGWTKFEAFWLLLFLGIQIAVFAVKPDSLAASIAAITGILCVVFVGKGKISNYFFGLISVSLYAYISYTFKLYGEMMLNLFVYVPVQFIGFAMWRRHMTDQNTVSLGNAEEVKAKALTMRQWLWVVALTVAGTLAYIEFLHYIGSALPALDGVTVVISLVAQILMLLRYREQWVLWILVNILTISLWAVMWLKQGETSLPLLLMYCMYLCNSTYGYINWTRLVRHHAGQAA; encoded by the coding sequence ATGGAATGGTTGAAACGGGAGCTTTTCGGCGGCTGGACGAAATTCGAAGCGTTTTGGCTGCTGCTGTTTTTGGGGATTCAGATTGCGGTGTTCGCAGTCAAGCCCGATTCGCTTGCCGCGAGTATTGCCGCGATAACGGGTATTTTGTGCGTGGTGTTTGTCGGCAAGGGCAAAATCAGCAATTATTTTTTCGGACTGATTTCGGTGTCGCTGTATGCTTATATTTCTTATACGTTTAAGCTCTACGGCGAGATGATGTTGAATTTGTTTGTGTATGTGCCGGTGCAGTTTATCGGTTTTGCGATGTGGCGCAGGCACATGACCGACCAAAATACGGTCAGCCTAGGCAATGCGGAAGAGGTGAAGGCGAAGGCGCTGACGATGCGGCAGTGGCTGTGGGTGGTCGCATTGACGGTGGCCGGTACGCTGGCGTATATCGAATTTCTGCACTATATCGGCAGCGCGCTGCCGGCATTGGACGGGGTAACGGTAGTGATTTCGCTGGTGGCGCAGATTCTGATGCTGCTGCGGTACCGCGAGCAGTGGGTGTTGTGGATTTTGGTCAATATCCTGACGATTTCGCTGTGGGCGGTGATGTGGCTGAAGCAAGGCGAAACCAGCCTGCCGCTGTTGCTGATGTATTGCATGTACCTGTGTAATTCGACTTACGGGTATATCAACTGGACGCGGCTGGTGCGGCATCATGCGGGGCAGGCGGCGTAA
- a CDS encoding phosphopantetheine-binding protein, whose protein sequence is MNNLENQIKELIIDSLGLEDITAADIGSEDPLFGDEGLGLDSVDALELGLAVQKTFGFQLDGENDNLRENFANVKTLAEFVKSRQA, encoded by the coding sequence ATGAATAACTTAGAAAACCAAATCAAAGAATTGATCATCGACAGCTTGGGGCTGGAAGACATCACCGCCGCCGACATCGGCAGCGAAGACCCGCTCTTCGGCGACGAAGGCTTGGGTCTGGATTCAGTCGACGCGCTGGAACTCGGTTTGGCAGTGCAAAAAACCTTCGGCTTCCAGCTCGACGGCGAAAACGACAACCTGCGCGAAAACTTCGCCAACGTCAAAACACTGGCAGAATTCGTCAAAAGCCGTCAGGCATAA
- a CDS encoding NADPH-dependent FMN reductase: MAKKVSILVGSLRKGSFARKVAQNVIPMFPAGYEVQIVEIGHLPLYNFDYDDPNETDFPTPESYTLFRETIKASDGILFVTPENNRTVPACLKNAVDIGSKPNADVAWKKTPAGIISHSVGKMGGYSSQKNLRLALSYFDMPLTGQPEVFLGNSPTLFDDSGKLIESARGFVQGYIDQLVALIEKNPK; the protein is encoded by the coding sequence ATGGCAAAAAAAGTCAGCATTTTAGTAGGCAGCCTGCGCAAAGGCTCGTTCGCACGCAAAGTGGCGCAAAACGTCATCCCGATGTTCCCCGCCGGTTATGAAGTCCAAATCGTCGAAATCGGCCACCTGCCGCTCTACAACTTCGACTACGACGACCCCAACGAAACCGACTTCCCCACTCCGGAAAGCTATACCCTGTTCCGTGAAACCATCAAAGCTTCGGACGGCATCCTGTTCGTTACGCCCGAAAACAACCGCACCGTGCCCGCCTGCCTGAAAAATGCGGTGGACATCGGTTCCAAACCCAACGCCGACGTCGCATGGAAGAAAACCCCCGCCGGCATCATCAGTCATTCCGTCGGCAAAATGGGCGGCTACAGCTCGCAGAAAAACCTGCGTCTGGCACTGTCTTACTTCGACATGCCGCTGACCGGCCAGCCCGAAGTCTTCCTCGGCAACTCCCCCACCCTGTTTGACGACAGCGGCAAACTCATCGAGTCCGCCCGCGGCTTTGTACAAGGCTACATCGACCAACTGGTCGCACTGATTGAAAAAAATCCGAAATAA
- a CDS encoding membrane protein: protein MKILGKLLLTLASLAYPLLWYYGRENGAFFWLAAAMCALWLIRAAMPQTAAQRITAIILAAFFAAVLIFRRPDSMYWYPVAVNGLMLAVFGGSLFAKQTVIERLARLQHPDLPPEGVRHTRRVTQIWCGFFILNGATAAILAGLQYYDWWAAYTGIVSYVLMGLLFAGEWVYRKTVLKV, encoded by the coding sequence ATGAAAATATTAGGAAAACTCCTGCTGACCCTCGCCAGCCTCGCCTATCCGCTCCTATGGTATTACGGCAGGGAAAACGGTGCGTTTTTCTGGCTTGCCGCCGCCATGTGCGCCCTTTGGCTGATACGCGCCGCCATGCCGCAAACCGCAGCCCAACGCATTACGGCGATTATCCTTGCCGCCTTTTTCGCCGCCGTACTGATTTTCAGACGACCCGACTCGATGTATTGGTATCCCGTCGCCGTCAACGGGCTGATGCTTGCCGTTTTCGGCGGCAGCCTGTTTGCCAAACAAACCGTCATCGAACGCCTCGCCCGACTGCAACACCCCGACCTTCCCCCCGAAGGCGTGCGCCACACCCGCCGCGTGACGCAAATCTGGTGCGGCTTCTTCATCCTCAACGGCGCAACCGCCGCCATTCTGGCAGGCTTGCAATATTACGACTGGTGGGCGGCTTATACCGGCATCGTGTCGTATGTGTTAATGGGGCTTTTGTTTGCCGGAGAGTGGGTGTATCGGAAAACTGTATTGAAGGTTTAA